GGCCAGGCGCTCCAGCATCTGACAGACGTGCTCCAGGTAccgcagcccctgcccaggcACAGCCTGCGGCCGAGGGGGGACTCAGGGCCTGCCGGGTGGCCGAGCACCCCCCCCCAGCCACATGcaccccctcccagcacccaccgCTGCCTCGGGGTCCGCCGTGCTGGGCTCCTCCTGCTCCCGGGGTTCCCACGCGTGTTCTCCCCGCAGCCGTGGGCAGCGCCCGGGCAGCCGCTGCCTCTTGCTgcgctgtgctgcctgcaccagCTTCTTGCTGCCCGAGCGGCTGCGGGGCGTCCGGGGGGGCTCGGGGCCCGGCTCCTCTCTGGGGGGGCTCTTCTTGTCCGGGGGGAAGCCGTCGAGGGAGAAGCTGCTCTCGGAGCccaggggggtgcagggggagtgCTCGTTGCTGGCCATCTCCACCCCGGAGTCCTCCGATTCGGACTTGAGGAGCCGCCCGCTTGCCAGGGGGCTACCGGGGGAGAgggctggtggtggtgggggtccccaggtgcTCAAGCCCCCCGGGGGCTGCCGCGGGCTCTCCTGCAGCCGCCGGTAGACGCTGGCGGAGGTGGGTACCACGCAGCTCTCCGCTGTCTCCCAGGGACCATCTGCAGGGTGAGTGGCATCAGATGGGGGGTCCCCTGGTACAGGCAGGGCACACTCGCCACCCCCCTGCGTGTCCTGGCCTGAcacccctcccagcccccaaaTCACCCTTCAGCAGCTCCAGTCGTGCCCATGACCTGTGCCACACAGTTACAGCCCCCTGCCCAGTCACCCTGCTCTGGAGAGTCCCCGCAGCCCTGCCCGGTGCCAGGGAGGCTCGTACACCAACATGTTGTTGTTGCGCCCCCAAAACACGTCCCTGTGCCCAGCCgcatcctccctccttccccgtACTCCTAGGGAGCACCCgtgctcctcacccccacccggTGGGGGCTGCACGGGTGATGATTCTCACCACACCTCGCTCCAGCTCCGTGCCAGCCCACCCCAAACACGGCAGGGCCATGGAATCCATCCTTCCCACCGCAGGATGGCTCCAGGGACCCCCAGCATGGGGGGCATCACTGGGTTGCGCTGCCCACCACCCCAGGGTGGGATCGCAGCGTCGGTCTCAGCTCTCACCTCCCTTCCCATCCAGGCCACAGCCGAGGGCTCAGCGCGGTGGGGAGCGAAGCTTTGGCACCCTCCCGGCACTCAGCCCGGGGCGCAGAGCTGCCCACCCCCCCGGCAAACCCTTGCTTGGAGGGTCACCCCCCCcaggcactcacagcagctgaaCCTCCTCTTCCAGCCAGCGCGGGAGCCCCCCCACATCGCCGAGAGCCGGAGCCGACTGCGGGGTGCGCGTCCCGGCGCTGCCTTTTATACCGGCCCAGCCGGCGACGGGCCCTGTATCCAGAGGCACCTCATTACAGGACTGGTTCCCAACTGGTTCCTCGCAGGATTTGGGATTGGCGATACTGGCTGGGCCGGTGGTTAAGGGCTCCCTTCCCAACCCAACCGGGAAGGCGAGAGGGCGGTTTGGGCACCGGCAGACAGCCGAGCGCCAGATGAATCCCACCGCTTTTGCGAAACCCCGCTCAGGGTTCAATTCACGGCCAGGgggtcccagtgcccccaaattcCTACCCTGGTGGGTCTGGCGAGGCTGGTACCGGTGCGGGAGGCCACAAGCACCCAGGGGACAATCCCACCCTTCAGAGGCCACATGAATCCCAGCAATGCCGTGGGGGGGCCCCTccgccccggcaccgccggctGCCCTGCGCCCACACACCAAATTTCCATGGGCTGCAAGGGCTGTACGGGACGGCCCCatgtgctgggggggctgctttcctccccatctctggGATTTCAATGGGGCTTGGAGCCCCACCAGCATGGGGGCACTGGTAGCGTGAGAGGGGCACAGGGGGTTCCCCATCACCAAGAGAGCAAAAACATCAtctgtgggagctgctgggaggTCCCCCATGTCCACAGCTCCAGCTCagagccccagtgtcccccaggctTTGCTGCTGGAGGGGGTCCCAGCACAGCCTGAGTTGGGGGGCACATAGTGATGGCCCATGGGTTTTTGGGCCCCCCACGCTGCATACAGGGACCCAGTGGCCGTGACCCTGGTGCATGCTCAGGCTCATCAGCCCAAACACTGAAAGGCAAAACCTGGTTTGAATTCCCAGCACAATCAGCACCCTGAGCCCCTCCCAGCAGTGAGAACACAAACTGGGGGTCTAGAAACCCGCAGGGCTCCCCTCCAGCACAGACCCCCAAACCAGGGATCCCTGAGGATCccctccagcaggctgagggctgcagggacacccccaatccaaacccccccccccagctgCTCGGGAGTCTCTcccaaaacccccccgggacCACCGACTCACCGCGGAGCGGCTCCACGCTGAAAGCTCCGCGGCGGCGCAACATCCCCgggcgggggggacaccgggagccGGGGAGGGGACACCGGGAGCCGGCCAGGGCGGAGCAGCCCCGCGGCTCCTCCGCCGCTTTATGGGGCAGGGCGGAGGGGCGGGCTTGGGTGGGGCTGGCGGTGCTACCGGTGCTACCCTGTGGGGCGGGGGGGCGTCCCGACCCCCGGTACCTCCAGCAGAAGCGTTTATTCCTCTTTTTTTGTGAGCGCAGGAGGGGCGGGCGGGACCATCCGCGTCCCTCCCTCCCTGGGGATGCTTCATTAAAGCCACCGTGTCCTAATAGCGCGGCAGGCGGGGGACTGAGCCTACCTGCCCGAGAGACCCCCCCCAGACACACACAAGTGCGGCAGCAAAGGGTGATCACTCCTAGGGGGCTGTGGGAATTCGGTGTCTCCATGGGGAGACCATGGAGACCCAGGGAAATGCAGTGTCCCCCAGCAGAGAGCGGGCGGGGGACCCGGTTGGGGACGTGGGAAGGGGCCGGCGACCCCCCGAGGCTGGGCGGGGGGCGGCTGATAACAGCAAAGCCGCGATAACAGCAAAGCCCATCTCCGTGCAAACAGGCACGGGAGGGCGGAGAGCAGCGATAAGAGCCCACCTGGGCCCCCACAGGACAAAGGCCCCGGGTTAAACAACCCGCAATAAAGCCCTGACACCTCCCAGGGACACCCggagcagggaggggacagtTCAGCCCTGACCTTCCCGGGAAGGGGGCGAGGCGGACGGCAACAAGCCCTGTGCATCACCGGACCCGTGGAGCCTGTGCCTGGATCccccccagggtgggggggttgCTCCCAGCTCCACACCGCGGCTATGGGTGCAGGGAGGAAGGATGGGGAGTCTGGGGTCTCCGCCTGCACCCTGGCCCTGGGGGAAACACTGTCCCCCCACCCTGCACAAACCAGACACGGGAGTGGAgcaaatatatattatatttatatagaGATCTGGTTTAATACCTCGGAGAAGCCCTTTGCAGTCCGTGCACAAAGCGGTGCCAGCCCCCTCTCCGGTACCTAAGTGCTCAAGCGTCCCTGTGCAACCCCCCACCAcagtgtcccctctgtgtccctggGCACATTCTGCTGCTCCAGCCCAGGCTGAGAAGCGATCCGGCTCATCACACACGCTGGGACAAAGGCGGGCAGCTGGGGGTCAACTGGGGATGCCCTCACCCCCCCACCGCAGACCCCCACCCTACCAAAGCAGCAGGGCTCGTGGGGCATCCTGGGGGGGGCACGGGGTATGTTGTGCTCCCCAGGACAGGGGGGATGCAGGCGGCGAGCTCCCCATCGCACCGTGCCTGTGTCTGGGGCTCAGGAGTGCTGGGACACAGCGGGGGCGCTGGGCCCCCCCTGGTAGCGCAGGCGGGCGTGTTTCTCGCAGTACAGCTCGTCACCCACCCAGAAGTGTCCCCGCATCTTCAGGTTAAGGCCGCAGTCGGCGCAGGCGTAGCAGGATGGGTGCCGGTACCGCCCGTCCTGGATCCGCACCGCCTGCGTCCTGGGGGAGGCGGGGACATCAGCGGggcaccccgtgtcccccaccgGGGTCCCCCTTTCATTTTGGCCCTGCTGGGAGTGATGGCAGGGACAGATCCTGCCCAGGGACCCCCCTAGTCCTCCAGTCCCACTTACGCAATGGTGCTGGTGCATTTCTCGCAGACGTGCAGCTTCTGGACACCGGCCACGGGCTTGCGGGCGCTGGGCGAGAGCCGGCTGGGGAAGGGGGCTGCGGGGCCAGCTGTGGGGACACAAAGCCATCACGGACCTGTCACCCACCCCCCcagaccctccattgtcccctgtccccccctcaccTCCGCTCTCGTCCTCCAGAGCCTCCTGCAGCAGGCGGAAGGTGCTGGACTGTCGCGGGGCCGCCCGCAGCTCCCGGTTCTCCTGCAGCATCTTGTAAACCTCCGAATCCTCCTCCAAGCGCCTCATGGCCGGTTCTGAGGCCAGGCTGTGGGACGGCACCCCCGGAGGAGGTAAAAGGGGGGGTTCccggcacccggacgcctgggtccaccagGCTGCACCCCGCCACCTGCTCCCTCCGCCCtggggagctgccccagcctgcccGGCCCTCCCACGTCCCTACCTGCCTGGCAGGTGCGTTAACTCTTTGCACGGGTTCCCTCGGCTCGGTAGCACCCAGTGTGCACCCCAGGGATGGGtgcatggggctgggggcttccctgcctctgtgtgtcccccccgcagCCCCAAGCCCACTCCGTACCTGTTGCAGGGGCTGGGACAGGGTGACGAGCGGCGCCGCTCTCTGCACATctcccaggggtctgggggggccccGAACCCCGGCGAGGGTGGGCGGGGGGGTGGAGGCAGGACTGACCCCGGGGGGCTGTTCTGATGGATCGGGCTTCCTCGCTCCTGGTGGGGGCAGAGAGGTGCTGGGTGCCCTGGGGTGGCAAGGGGGCTGCAGCAGCCCCCCCCGGTGTGTCCCAAAcctgggggtgagggtggcatcTCCTAGgaagagcacagggaaaggcacCTGCAGACCCCCCGCCCCCATCCTCCTgagcaccccagggacacccagatcTTTTTCCAAGCCCTGTTTCCCCCGGGGGGTGGGTGCTCAgctgagggatgcagggatgctccagGGCGGCTGCTTCTCCTCCCCTccagtgctggggccagtgggACCCCACGGGGGACCGGGGGCAGCCCCCCTATGTTCCCCATGTCCATAACTCAGTGCCTGCGCCCGTCCCCTCCCCGACATCTGCTCCTGCTTAAGAGAGGCAGGAAAGACAAAACCCCAGCTAAGTGGAAGCCGATGTTCTCGGGAGCAGCCGCCACGCAGATGCAAACCCCGGTGGGAGCCTGGGGAGGGGGACGGGGACAAGAAGCCCCcacagagagggagaaggagaagggcaTTGCTGGGGCGCTGCGGGGTCACAAGCAGGCGAGGAATGAGCTAAAATTAGGTACGGGTGGAGCTGGGAGCCTTGGCCTTGTCCCCACAAACACCAACCCGCCCTGAGATGCGATAAAAAGCGCGGTCCAAGGGCAGCCCTTCCCCTCGCCCCCACTTTGGGCAAGGGTTTTGGGCACAGCAccccacacagccccacagcGGGGGGGTCTGGGGCAGGGAGGGACCCTCCGGGGCCGGCACCAAAGCAAATAAAGGGcttgaggaggaaggggggagcgGGCGGCCGGAGGAGCCAAGGGGTGGCCGGGGCCGCGGCcaaaggcagctgggaagggcggCGTTCAGGGCCACCGCGCTTCCCGATTTGGgcttgaaaaacaagaaaaaagaaagatgggagggaggagaggagggagacGCCAACCCCGGAGCCAGCGGCTGCCCCTTGGGGCGCAGCAGCCGCCCGAAACCGCGGCGGGGAGGGACGGGGGGGGCCACGGGCACCCCAGGACCGGTCCGGGCGGCGGGGGAAGCATCCCGGCCCCCGGGCATCCCGCTGCGGGCACTGCCGGGGGTGCGCCGGGTCTGTGGGTCCCTGCCCTGCCAACGCCCCAGTCCTCCGGGCtcctgggagctgggctgggtcTCCCCAAactggtttggcctccccaggctGGCGCCATTGCCAAGAGGTTCCGGGTAGGAGCCAGCGAAACATCCCCGGGCAGGTTTGCCAGTGCCCGGGGGTGCCGCCAGCAcggtgggtggtggtggtggcaccgGTGGTGGCATCGGTGGCATCGGTGGTGGCATCAGTGGCACAAcagacactgtccccaaggcagaACGGGACTAGGGGGTAATGTGGCATTTGGGCTGCAAAGGGGGATGCAATGGGGTTGCAAATGGTGATGGTTTGGGGCTGCAAATAGTGATGGTTTGGGGCTGCAAAGGGTGAGAGTTTGGGGCTGCACAGGATGAGAGTCTGGGGTTGTGAGGGGAGAGGTTTTGGTGCTGCAGAGTTGAGGGTGCACAGATGCCACCCCCAGCATCTCTGCCTGGCCCCACACAGCCCCCCCAGTTCCCAGCTCACCTGGGGAAGGCTGGGACCGGTGAGCTCCTCTTCTAGGGGCTGCGAGCTGGGGGGAGAGGATGGAGCCATCAGGAGGGTCCTTGGTCCTGCCCAGACCCCTGCCCACCCCCCCAAAGCCGGGTCCAGCCTTACCTGCGGGCTGGGGGGCTGAAGGATGTGGGGCTGGAGTAGGATGCTCTCAGGGtgccctgggtctcctcctgcaTCCGCACCGTgtcctggggagggagggggagacaccagcagctgaaatcggccctgggtggggggtcagggggtgcaggggctgcccGGGGCTCACCTGGAAGCGTGTGGCCAGCCTGTCTGGTGAGGAGTCCCCGTTGGTGTGGCTGGGAGGTGGCATCAGGGACCTGGGGACCAAGGGAGATGGGGAGGTCTTGCATTTGCCCCAGGAGCGTGCGCTCCATGGCGCAGCAGCCATGGAGGGGGCgagaggcagcagctccaggccCCCAACTGGGACCAGTTGGCCAGGTAACGGATGCCAGGGCTGCCTGGCCTCATTACCGCCTGACTCTAATTACAGAGCCGGGACGGGCTCCCGCGGGGATGGCGCAGCCCCAAGAGTGGCCAGAGGGGAAAAACAACCCGTGGCTGGGGATTCCAGCCCACGCGAGGACTTTGtttccctggggctggggaccccggcgtccgggctGCCGTCTCCCCCCCGTCACAGCACCCACCTCTCcacctgcagctggagctgccctgGGCTCTGCTTGATCTTGTTCTGCGCCTCCACGTTCAGCATCTCGGCCGTGCTCTCCCCATTGATGGCGATGATGATGTCCCCTGGACGCAGGTCACCCGTGGCTGCCTTCCCGTGCTCTGTCACCTCCACGAAgaagaggacatggggacagccctggTGTCATCTCAGAggtgctgagggcagcaagacccCCACCAGCCGTCCCTCAGCACACCAGTGGGAAGCAGCTTTTAATTGCAGCATGGAGCTCTTGTCATAGCAATGTCCCTGCACATGGCTGGGGACCGCCAGCTCTGTGGTGGTCCCCAAATCGCACCCCACCGGGATGCTCCCACCCACCGGTGTCCCCATAGCACTGCCAAAACAATGGCAGCGAGGGGGGACTAAGGCCGTGTcaacccagcacagccctgcccagcccgggGGTGACACGATCCCTGCACTGTCACCCGCCGTGGGGCCGATCCCGCGGAGCAGGATCAAGGCCACCAAACCGGATCCGCTCCCCGAAGCAGCGCGGCACGGCGCCCACCCCGGCAGCCCTCCCCGGGGCGAGGGAGCTCCTACCTTGGACAC
This DNA window, taken from Patagioenas fasciata isolate bPatFas1 chromosome 26, bPatFas1.hap1, whole genome shotgun sequence, encodes the following:
- the PDLIM2 gene encoding PDZ and LIM domain protein 2 isoform X1; this encodes MEPGASGDREPPAAMPVTVTLAGPAPWGFRITGGRDFGKPITVSKVTEHGKAATGDLRPGDIIIAINGESTAEMLNVEAQNKIKQSPGQLQLQVERSLMPPPSHTNGDSSPDRLATRFQDTVRMQEETQGTLRASYSSPTSFSPPARSSQPLEEELTGPSLPQERGSPIHQNSPPGSVLPPPPRPPSPGFGAPPDPWEMCRERRRSSPCPSPCNSLASEPAMRRLEEDSEVYKMLQENRELRAAPRQSSTFRLLQEALEDESGAGPAAPFPSRLSPSARKPVAGVQKLHVCEKCTSTIATQAVRIQDGRYRHPSCYACADCGLNLKMRGHFWVGDELYCEKHARLRYQGGPSAPAVSQHS
- the PDLIM2 gene encoding PDZ and LIM domain protein 2 isoform X2, with amino-acid sequence MPVTVTLAGPAPWGFRITGGRDFGKPITVSKVTEHGKAATGDLRPGDIIIAINGESTAEMLNVEAQNKIKQSPGQLQLQVERSLMPPPSHTNGDSSPDRLATRFQDTVRMQEETQGTLRASYSSPTSFSPPARSSQPLEEELTGPSLPQERGSPIHQNSPPGSVLPPPPRPPSPGFGAPPDPWEMCRERRRSSPCPSPCNSLASEPAMRRLEEDSEVYKMLQENRELRAAPRQSSTFRLLQEALEDESGAGPAAPFPSRLSPSARKPVAGVQKLHVCEKCTSTIATQAVRIQDGRYRHPSCYACADCGLNLKMRGHFWVGDELYCEKHARLRYQGGPSAPAVSQHS
- the C26H8orf58 gene encoding uncharacterized protein C8orf58 homolog isoform X1, which encodes MLRRRGAFSVEPLRDGPWETAESCVVPTSASVYRRLQESPRQPPGGLSTWGPPPPPALSPGSPLASGRLLKSESEDSGVEMASNEHSPCTPLGSESSFSLDGFPPDKKSPPREEPGPEPPRTPRSRSGSKKLVQAAQRSKRQRLPGRCPRLRGEHAWEPREQEEPSTADPEAAAVPGQGLRYLEHVCQMLERLARLQQDNRLLRQQVGDARSTRPDATLTRDPPAQDPVVWRGERFRPRSCSDSQAPAPDPGPCQRMWGHSASSPSLLDPPESGMGAPAADKDRHSHWGRVKVLLTRLTRRSLRGGRCR
- the C26H8orf58 gene encoding uncharacterized protein C8orf58 homolog isoform X2, coding for MLRRRGAFSVEPLRDGPWETAESCVVPTSASVYRRLQESPRQPPGGLSTWGPPPPPALSPGSPLASGRLLKSESEDSGVEMASNEHSPCTPLGSESSFSLDGFPPDKKSPPREEPGPEPPRTPRSRSGSKKLVQAAQRSKRQRLPGRCPRLRGEHAWEPREQEEPSTADPEAAAVPGQGLRYLEHVCQMLERLARLQQDNRLLRQQLTRDPPAQDPVVWRGERFRPRSCSDSQAPAPDPGPCQRMWGHSASSPSLLDPPESGMGAPAADKDRHSHWGRVKVLLTRLTRRSLRGGRCR